A segment of the Aureimonas sp. SA4125 genome:
TCCAGCGGAAACTGGTGGAGGATGGCCTCGCAGAACGCGTGGATCGTCTGGATCTTCAGCCCGCCGGGGGTCTCCAGCGCCTCGGCGAAGAGTTTTCGCGCGTCGGCGATGTCCGCGTCCGAGGGCTTGCGGCCGGTCAGCCGGGTCAGTTCGGCTTCCAGCACGGCGCGCGGCGCGGTCGCCCAGGTGGAGAGGCGCTTGAACACGCGGTTCGCCATCTCGGCGGCGGCGGCCTTGGTATAGGTGAGGCAGAGGATCTTCGAGGGCGGCGCCTTGGCGAGCAGCAGGCGCACGACGCGTTCGGTGAGGACATGCGTCTTGCCGGAGCCGGCATTGGCGGCGACGAAGACCGAGCTTGCCGGGTCGGACGCGCCGCGCTGCGCCTGAAGGGTGCGCTCGGAGACCTGAAACCCGGTCATTCCGTCTCCTCGCCGCTGTCGACGCCGACCGACCATTCGCGCGCCCGCGCCAGATGGTCGTAGGCGCCGGAATAGTCGCCGGCGAGGAAGGGGCGCGGCCGCGAGACGAAGGGCTGGCCGGGATCGCGGTAGGCCGCGATCAGCTGCCGGAATTTGGCCAGCGCCGCGTCCGACAGGCTGTCGCCCGTGGTCTCGGCGCCGGACTTCTTGTCGACATGGGTCAGCGTCTCGTCATAGAGTTCGCGCTCGCGCAGCCTGACATAGAGAAGGTCGGAGACCGAGACGACCGGTCCCTTCGTCGCCGCGAAGGCGCCGAGACGCACCATCGCCCCCTCCAGCGGCAGCTGAGGTGCCAGAAGCGTGCGCGCCTGCTTCACCGAGGGGCTGGTGCCGGTCTTGAAGTCGATGATCTCGACCGAGCCGTCCTCCATCACGTCGATGCGGTCGGCATAGCCGGACAGCTCGGTGTCGAGGTCAGCGAAGCGCCACGAGCCCCGCGCCTCCTCGAAACGCCGGATAACGCGCGTCCCGCGCGCGCGCTCCCAGTCGACATAGTTCTTCGCCAGCGTCTCCATGCGCGGCCACCAGATCGCCTCGACCTCGGCCGGCAGCTGCTCGGCATCGAATTTTTCCCGCGCGAGCGTCAGCAGCTTTTCCTCGGCCGCGGGGTCGGCGGGGTCGATGCCGCAGGTGACGAAGCCGGCGAGGACGGCGTGGTAGAGATTGCCGCGGTCGGCAGCGCCGGGATCGCGCATCAGCGCCGGCATCGGCTCCAGCCGCAGGATCTTTCTCGCATGGATCGCGTAGGGGTCGCGGATGAGGGTCTCAACCTCGGTGACGGAATAGCGGTTCGGCCGGTCGGCGAGCGGCGGCACTGGCGCCGGGCGCGGGCTGCGCGGCACCTCCGGCAGAAGGTCGAGGCGGCGGGCATGGGCAAGGAAGGCGGCACCCTCCGCCCGCAGCCGCGAAGCGCCCGTCTCCCCCGCCAGCGTCAGCAGCCGCTGCAGCCAGCGCGAGGCGATCGCGGGGGCGCCGCCGGCGCGCTGCGAGCGGGTCATCACCACGCGTCTTGCGCCGAGCGCCTGGGTGAAATCATGGGCGGCAAGGCCGATGCGGCGCTCCGGCGGATCGAGCGCGATCTCCGCGCGCATCAGCCGCGACAGAAAAGCGTCGCTGCCAGCCCGCGCCGGCCAGGTGCCCTCGTTGAGGCCGCCGAGCACCATGGTGTCGACATGCTGCAGCCGCGCCTCCAGCGTTCCCCAGACGAAGGCGCGCGCCGACAGGCCGCCGCGCGGCCGCACCGTCTCGCCCGCCATCAGCGCCGTCATCACGTCGGAGAGTTCGGAGGGCGCGAAGGCAAAGCCGGTGTCCGGGCAGGCGACGAGGCCGGCAAGGAAGGTCGCGAGCGCGGCACCTGCCTCCTCGCGGTAGAGCTCCGAGGCGTCGCCGCCGGGATCGGCAGCGAGGGCTTCCAGCACCTCCGTCACCGCGCGGGCGAAAACGTCGATGGTCGCGGGTGGGGAAGACCGCAATCCGGTCAGCGGCAGGAGGGCTGCCTCCAGCCGGGCGGAGAGCGTGACGGCGAGGTCGCGGTCGGCCGCCGGCACCAGCCGCACGGGCCGGGGAGGAGCCCGCGTCGCGGCGTCCTCCGCCGCCGCGCGCGCCTCGGCGAAGATCGCCGCGAGGCGCGCGGCGTCGGCGATGCCGACGGTACCGCGCAGGCCGATGGTCTCGATCGCGCGCGCGGCGCGGCGCGCCTCGCCCGGCAGGAGGCCGAGCCGCAGCAGCGGGTGCTTCAACAGGCCGACGAGGGCGATCGGGTCGCCCGGCGACAGCGCCGCCTCGACGGCAAGAGTCAGGAGCGTTCCCGGTGCCGTGGCGGCGAGCGGGCGTCCGGCGGAGTCATTGGCCTCGATGCCGAAGCGCTTCAACTCGGCGACGACGCGGCGGGCAAGGCTGCGGTCCGGCGTCGTCAGCGCCACCGTCGTGTCCGGTGCCGACAGCGCGTCGCGCATGGCGATGGCGATGGCGAGCGCCTCCTCGCGCTCGTCGACCGCCTCGACGAGCGCCAGCCCGTCCAGCGCCGCCGGCGGATGACGCGGTGCGGCTCCGTCCGCCTCGCCCCAGGCGTCGGTCGTCTCGGCCGGGCGCAGCGCGTCGGCGACGAAGGCGTCGCGCAGATCGGCGGCCGAGTTTTCCGGCGGCGCGATGTGCTCGACGTTTTCGCGCGGGACGAGGAGCCCGGCAAGAATCTTCTTCAGCCCGAACTGCGGATGGCCGGGGGCGGTGCCCGAGCGGCCGGGCGACCGGGCGATGTCGATGGCGTCGAAGCCGCGCGGCTCCAGATGCCGGTCAAGACCCGGCAGCACGAGCGCGCCGTTTTCCAATTGCGCCACCGCGCGCATCAGGGCGATGGTCGCCGGTGCCGTCGCGGTGGAGCCGGCGACGATGACGGGGCCGGCCGAGCCGAGACTGCGATAGCGCCCGGCCTCGCGCTCGAGGAAGGCGTTGCGCGCGGATGCGGCGTCCACCGCCCCGCGCTCTGCCAACACCGCTGGCCAGCTCTCGGTGAGAATCCGGAGGAAGGTCAGCGTCAGCTGCCACCAGTCGGCGAGGCGGTCGGGGGCAAGCGTCACGAGGGCCGACAGCGTCGCGGCCTCGTTCACCGTCTCGTCGAGGAGCGTCGCGAGATCCCCGGCGAGCCACAGGGCGTCGGCGGCGGACGCCGGCAGGACGACGGCTTCGCCGGCGAGAAGCTCCAGCGCACTGGCGTTGAGGCCGGCCTTCCACTGCCGGACGAAGCGGGCGATCAGCATGCGCCGCTCGAGCGGCGACATCACCGGGACGAGCCCCGCGGCATCGGGCGCGGCAAACAGCGTGGCGTCGTCGTCGTCGTCGTCGCCGATCAGCCGAATGGCGGGGAGGATGGCCGCCTTGCCGCCGAGCGCGCGGGCGAATTCCGCGCCGAG
Coding sequences within it:
- the addB gene encoding double-strand break repair protein AddB gives rise to the protein MRANVLSIAPGLPFLRTLAEAVLDGRVLRGTRSAQDPLALAGITLFVPSRRAARSLGAEFARALGGKAAILPAIRLIGDDDDDDATLFAAPDAAGLVPVMSPLERRMLIARFVRQWKAGLNASALELLAGEAVVLPASAADALWLAGDLATLLDETVNEAATLSALVTLAPDRLADWWQLTLTFLRILTESWPAVLAERGAVDAASARNAFLEREAGRYRSLGSAGPVIVAGSTATAPATIALMRAVAQLENGALVLPGLDRHLEPRGFDAIDIARSPGRSGTAPGHPQFGLKKILAGLLVPRENVEHIAPPENSAADLRDAFVADALRPAETTDAWGEADGAAPRHPPAALDGLALVEAVDEREEALAIAIAMRDALSAPDTTVALTTPDRSLARRVVAELKRFGIEANDSAGRPLAATAPGTLLTLAVEAALSPGDPIALVGLLKHPLLRLGLLPGEARRAARAIETIGLRGTVGIADAARLAAIFAEARAAAEDAATRAPPRPVRLVPAADRDLAVTLSARLEAALLPLTGLRSSPPATIDVFARAVTEVLEALAADPGGDASELYREEAGAALATFLAGLVACPDTGFAFAPSELSDVMTALMAGETVRPRGGLSARAFVWGTLEARLQHVDTMVLGGLNEGTWPARAGSDAFLSRLMRAEIALDPPERRIGLAAHDFTQALGARRVVMTRSQRAGGAPAIASRWLQRLLTLAGETGASRLRAEGAAFLAHARRLDLLPEVPRSPRPAPVPPLADRPNRYSVTEVETLIRDPYAIHARKILRLEPMPALMRDPGAADRGNLYHAVLAGFVTCGIDPADPAAEEKLLTLAREKFDAEQLPAEVEAIWWPRMETLAKNYVDWERARGTRVIRRFEEARGSWRFADLDTELSGYADRIDVMEDGSVEIIDFKTGTSPSVKQARTLLAPQLPLEGAMVRLGAFAATKGPVVSVSDLLYVRLRERELYDETLTHVDKKSGAETTGDSLSDAALAKFRQLIAAYRDPGQPFVSRPRPFLAGDYSGAYDHLARAREWSVGVDSGEETE